The Musa acuminata AAA Group cultivar baxijiao chromosome BXJ1-3, Cavendish_Baxijiao_AAA, whole genome shotgun sequence genome window below encodes:
- the LOC135624417 gene encoding uncharacterized protein LOC135624417 isoform X1 yields MDSDFVPFFWRIQRRPSYPTTHMATLFIAVQCCRCSTMQVKQQKKSGNNWVCSVCNQRQSVRRIHARGHVASDLRSFVQAFNMARADIGSHGSDPVPPRSDGPRALSASPDAREAVAYGSPFSTAKKRTDWSKYLDPTHEEPDDDDAKGGGEQRVLPLESALATELPPEKSRRSSIPNCTRRAQLSAAGTDNCFGFKPSLAKRKPLQAALEGKEASDLSIAILEFIEEGLIHQIPPMQRVPRWEVGRSRRRCRGRVVRQNRASTWKKVISRGC; encoded by the exons atggattcaGATTTCGTGCCTTTCTTCTGGCGGATTCAGCGGCGTCCCTCCTACCCAACAACCCACATGGCGACGCTCTTCATCGCCGTCCAATGCTGCCGGTGCTCCACGATGCAG GTGAAGCAGCAGAAGAAGAGCGGCAACAACTGGGTGTGCTCCGTCTGCAACCAGAGGCAGTCGGTGCGGCGGATCCACGCGCGCGGCCACGTCGCCAGCGACCTCCGCAGCTTCGTCCAGGCCTTCAACATGGCCCGGGCGGACATCGGATCCCACGGCTCCGATCCCGTCCCACCCCGATCGGACGGCCCCCGCGCTTTGTCCGCCTCGCCGGACGCTCGGGAAGCCGTCGCCTACGGTTCTCCCTTCTCCACGGCGAAGAAGAGGACGGATTGGTCCAAATACTTGGATCCAACCCACGAGGAGCCAGATGATGACGATGCAAAAGGAGGAGGAG AACAACGTGTTCTTCCGCTCGAATCGGCGCTAGCGACGGAACTGCCTCCAGAGAAGTCGAGGCGTTCCTCGATCCCTAATTGCACCCGACGGGCCCAATTATCCGCTGCGGGAACCGACAATTGCTTCGGCTTCAAGCCATCACTCGCGAAGAGGAAACCATTGCAAGCTGCTCTTGAAGGCAAGGAGGCATCTGACTTGTCGATTGCGATACTCGAGTTTATTGAGGAAGGTCTAATTCATCAGATCCCACCGATGCAGAGAGTACCGAGATGGGAGGTGGGAAGGTCGCGGCGGCGCTGCAGGGGAAGAGTGGTTCGTCAAAATCGAGCGAGTACCTGGAAGAAGGTGATATCCAGAGGCTGTTAG
- the LOC135583412 gene encoding protein IQ-DOMAIN 31-like has protein sequence MGKSPGRWIKTLLFGKKTRSQSTKGWDASKAANEKGFYGGKGETILAVHSPVISEPISISGVISTSDKGEPSNIGGNAPVISHVSQGVMGLSTLSDANANNGIEEQAAIKAQAAFRGYLARRAFRALKGIIRLQALIRGHLVRRQAVATLHAMEGIVKLQAVARGRRVRRSINNLKVTSKFSQLKTAGPITQDDWKMKYSSNAFIAKFLASSLLAKPLQIQYDKGDPNSVFSWLGRWSSTSFWQPNSKSKKAIVPKGQTKQGNCTMDTESGKTRHSIRTSPASNVGAGQTNPSYEPEKTKRNLKKVPTSAESVQEHPQSELERVKHNLRKISTAVNDTSELPDVETQKSNLSSKKVDAGLSENLGHGSEESIEKPKKDNSPTPTLETFVETALETVIAGPVDLLLDDKSTNELQLLQQIDNVENHVAVGGELSLKEEQFCHENQKISKRRSSFSTKSEYAENGMSNTPVLPSYMAATESAKAKLRGQISQRFVSESIDKNGFTRRHSLPSADGKMSSPRTKRLIQTGGKGGIGRDVNERAIQVGWRR, from the exons ATGGGGAAATCTCCTGGAAGGTGGATCAAAACACTTCTCTTTGGAAAGAAAACCAGATCCCAGTCTACCAAAGGATGGGATGCTTCG AAGGCTGCTAATGAGAAAGGCTTCTATGGTGGAAAAGGAGAAACTATATTAGCTGTGCATTCCCCAGTGATCTCTGAACCAATATCAATAAGTGGAGTTATCTCAACATCAGATAAAGGAGAACCATCAAATATAGGTGGTAATGCACCGGTTATTTCACATGTTAGTCAAGGAGTCATGGGACTCAGCACACTGAGTGATGCAAATGCAAACAATGGCATAGAAGAGCAGGCAGCAATAAAAGCACAAGCAGCCTTCCGTGGTTATCTG GCACGCAGGGCTTTTCGTGCATTGAAGGGTATTATTAGGTTGCAGGCGCTAATACGTGGGCATCTGGTGAGAAGACAAGCTGTTGCAACTCTACATGCTATGGAGGGAATTGTCAAGTTACAAGCGGTAGCTCGTGGAAGAAGAGTTAGACGTTCCATTAACAACCTTAAAGTCACTTCAAAATTTAGTCAGTTGAAGACTGCA GGTCCTATCACACAGGATGATTGGAAAATGAAATATTCGTCAAATGCATTTATTGCAAAG TTTCTCGCATCATCACTGCTTGCAAAGCCTCTGCAAATTCAGTATGATAAAGGAGACCCCAATTCAGTCTTCAGTTGGTTAGGGAGATGGTCATCCACCAGTTTTTGGCAGCCAAATTCCAAGTCAAAAAAGGCTATTGTTCCGAAAGGACAGACAAAACAGGGCAACTGCACTATGGATACTGAATCTGGGAAAACAAGGCACAGCATTCGTACAAGTCCTGCTTCTAATGTTGGAGCTGGTCAAACAAATCCCAGCTATGAACCTGAGAAAACAAAACGGAACCTAAAGAAGGTGCCCACTTCTGCTGAATCAGTTCAGGAACATCCACAGTCTGAGCTTGAAAGGGTAAAACACAACTTAAGAAAGATATCTACTGCAGTAAATGATACTTCTGAGCTACCAGATGTTGAAACTCAGAAATCAAATCTAAGTTCTAAAAAGGTGGATGCTGGTTTATCTGAGAATCTAGGCCATGGAAGTGAGGAATCCATTGAAAAACCAAAGAAAGATAATTCTCCAACTCCAACTTTGGAGACTTTTGTTGAAACTGCTCTAGAGACTGTCATAGCAGGACCAGTTGATTTGCTGCTTGATGACAAGTCTACAAATGAGTTACAATTGTTGCAGCAGATTGATAACGTAGAGAACCATGTAGCCGTGGGTGGGGAGCTAAGCTTAAAGGAAGAACAATTCTGCCATGAAAACCAGAAAATCAGCAAGCGGAGGTCTTCCTTCTCTACCAAATCAGAGTATGCAGAAAACGGAATGTCAAATACTCCTGTGCTTCCAAGCTATATGGCAGCTACTGAATCTGCTAAGGCGAAACTGCGGGGACAGATATCACAGAGGTTTGTATCAGAGTCAATTGACAAAAATGGCTTTACCCGTCGTCATTCTCTGCCATCTGCCGATGGCAAGATGAGTTCGCCTAGGACAAAGCGACTAATCCAGACTGGTGGCAAGGGGGGAATCGGTAGAGATGTAAATG AGAGGGCAATTCAGGTGGGGTGGAGGCGGTGA
- the LOC135624417 gene encoding uncharacterized protein LOC135624417 isoform X2, translating into MDSDFVPFFWRIQRRPSYPTTHMATLFIAVQCCRCSTMQVKQQKKSGNNWVCSVCNQRQSVRRIHARGHVASDLRSFVQAFNMARADIGSHGSDPVPPRSDGPRALSASPDAREAVAYGSPFSTAKKRTDWSKYLDPTHEEPDDDDAKGGGEQRVLPLESALATELPPEKSRRSSIPNCTRRAQLSAAGTDNCFGFKPSLAKRKPLQAALEESTEMGGGKVAAALQGKSGSSKSSEYLEEGDIQRLLAEEVHPDFQ; encoded by the exons atggattcaGATTTCGTGCCTTTCTTCTGGCGGATTCAGCGGCGTCCCTCCTACCCAACAACCCACATGGCGACGCTCTTCATCGCCGTCCAATGCTGCCGGTGCTCCACGATGCAG GTGAAGCAGCAGAAGAAGAGCGGCAACAACTGGGTGTGCTCCGTCTGCAACCAGAGGCAGTCGGTGCGGCGGATCCACGCGCGCGGCCACGTCGCCAGCGACCTCCGCAGCTTCGTCCAGGCCTTCAACATGGCCCGGGCGGACATCGGATCCCACGGCTCCGATCCCGTCCCACCCCGATCGGACGGCCCCCGCGCTTTGTCCGCCTCGCCGGACGCTCGGGAAGCCGTCGCCTACGGTTCTCCCTTCTCCACGGCGAAGAAGAGGACGGATTGGTCCAAATACTTGGATCCAACCCACGAGGAGCCAGATGATGACGATGCAAAAGGAGGAGGAG AACAACGTGTTCTTCCGCTCGAATCGGCGCTAGCGACGGAACTGCCTCCAGAGAAGTCGAGGCGTTCCTCGATCCCTAATTGCACCCGACGGGCCCAATTATCCGCTGCGGGAACCGACAATTGCTTCGGCTTCAAGCCATCACTCGCGAAGAGGAAACCATTGCAAGCTGCTCTTGAAG AGAGTACCGAGATGGGAGGTGGGAAGGTCGCGGCGGCGCTGCAGGGGAAGAGTGGTTCGTCAAAATCGAGCGAGTACCTGGAAGAAGGTGATATCCAGAGGCTGTTAGCGGAGGAGGTACACCCAGACTTCCAGTGA
- the LOC103972926 gene encoding histone deacetylase 1 isoform X2, whose amino-acid sequence MDGGGNSLPSVTGAAATKRRVCYFYDSEVGNYYYGQGHPMKPHRIRMTHALLERYGLLGGMRVLRPSPADDRILRRFHADDYVAFLRSANPEALSDPGALRRFNVCDDCPVFDRLYEFCQVYAGASVGAAKELNRGHADIAINWSGGLHHAKRCEASGFCYVNDIVLAILTLLEHHDRVLYVDIDIHHGDGVEEAFYTTDRVMTVSFHKFGDYFPGTGDIRDIGYGKGKYYALNVPLDDGIDDESYHYLFKPIMAKVMEVFRPDAVVLQCGADSLSGDRLGCFNLSVRGHGECVRYMRSFNVPLMLLGGGGYTIRNVARCWCYETGVALGVEVEDKVPDHEYIGYFAPDYNIHVATSNMENKNSRKSLDDIKVKLLEYLSKLQHVPGVQFQERPTDMDLEEENEDQEDTNEKNDHNSDRDERPES is encoded by the exons ATGGACGGCGGTGGCAACTCGCTGCCCTCGGTCACGGGGGCGGCCGCGACGAAGCGGAGGGTGTGCTACTTCTACGACTCGGAGGTGGGCAACTACTACTACGGGCAGGGTCACCCGATGAAGCCCCACCGGATCCGGATGACCCATGCCCTCCTCGAGCGCTACGGCCTCCTCGGGGGCATGCGGGTCCTCCGCCCCTCCCCTGCTGACGACCGCATCCTCCGTCGCTTCCACGCCGACGACTACGTCGCCTTCCTCCGCTCCGCCAACCCTGAGGCCCTGAGCGACCCCGGCGCCCTCCGCCGCTTCAACGTCTGCGACGACTGCCCGGTCTTCGACCGCCTGTACGAGTTCTGCCAGGTCTATGCTGGCGCCTCCGTAGGCGCCGCCAAGGAGCTCAACCGCGGCCACGCCGACATCGCCATCAACTGGTCCGGTGGCCTCCACCACGCCAAGCGCTGCGAGGCTTCCGGCTTCTGCTATGTTAACGATATCGTCCTCGCCATCCTCACTCTCCTCGAGCACCACGAC CGTGTTCTCTATGTAGACATTGATATTCACCATGGAGATGGGGTAGAGGAGGCCTTTTACACAACAGATAGAGTAATGACGGTCTCATTCCATAAATTTGGTGATTATTTTCCTGGGACTGGGGATATACGTGATATTGGATATGGTAAAGGAAAATATTATGCATTAAATGTCCCTTTGGATGATGGAATTGATGATGAAAGCTACCATTATCTTTTCAAACCTATCATGGCAAAGGTCATGGAAGTTTTCAGGCCTGATGCTGTGGTACTTCAGTGTGGTGCTGACTCCTTATCTGGAGACAGGTTGGGTTGTTTCAACCTTTCTGTCAGAGGCCATGGAGAGTGTGTAAGATATATGAGATCTTTTAATGTGCCACTGATGCTGCTTGGTGGTGGTGGGTATACAATACGTAATGTTGCTCGCTGCTGGTGCTACGAG ACAGGAGTTGCCCTTGGTGTTGAAGTGGAGGATAAGGTGCCTGATCATGAATACATTGGGTATTTCGCCCCAGACTATAATATCCATGTTGCAACAAGTAACATGGAAAACAAGAATTCACGCAAGTCGTTGGATGACATAAAGGTAAAACTACTAGAATATCTTTCAAAGCTCCAACATGTTCCAGGTGTTCAGTTTCAGGAACGACCGACTGATATGGATCTCGAGGAG GAAAATGAGGACCAGGAGGATACAAATGAAAAAAATGATCATAACTCTGACAGGGATGAAAGGCCCGAATCTTGA
- the LOC103972926 gene encoding histone deacetylase 1 isoform X1 yields the protein MDGGGNSLPSVTGAAATKRRVCYFYDSEVGNYYYGQGHPMKPHRIRMTHALLERYGLLGGMRVLRPSPADDRILRRFHADDYVAFLRSANPEALSDPGALRRFNVCDDCPVFDRLYEFCQVYAGASVGAAKELNRGHADIAINWSGGLHHAKRCEASGFCYVNDIVLAILTLLEHHDRVLYVDIDIHHGDGVEEAFYTTDRVMTVSFHKFGDYFPGTGDIRDIGYGKGKYYALNVPLDDGIDDESYHYLFKPIMAKVMEVFRPDAVVLQCGADSLSGDRLGCFNLSVRGHGECVRYMRSFNVPLMLLGGGGYTIRNVARCWCYETGVALGVEVEDKVPDHEYIGYFAPDYNIHVATSNMENKNSRKSLDDIKVKLLEYLSKLQHVPGVQFQERPTDMDLEEVLFFSQCFQLAENEDQEDTNEKNDHNSDRDERPES from the exons ATGGACGGCGGTGGCAACTCGCTGCCCTCGGTCACGGGGGCGGCCGCGACGAAGCGGAGGGTGTGCTACTTCTACGACTCGGAGGTGGGCAACTACTACTACGGGCAGGGTCACCCGATGAAGCCCCACCGGATCCGGATGACCCATGCCCTCCTCGAGCGCTACGGCCTCCTCGGGGGCATGCGGGTCCTCCGCCCCTCCCCTGCTGACGACCGCATCCTCCGTCGCTTCCACGCCGACGACTACGTCGCCTTCCTCCGCTCCGCCAACCCTGAGGCCCTGAGCGACCCCGGCGCCCTCCGCCGCTTCAACGTCTGCGACGACTGCCCGGTCTTCGACCGCCTGTACGAGTTCTGCCAGGTCTATGCTGGCGCCTCCGTAGGCGCCGCCAAGGAGCTCAACCGCGGCCACGCCGACATCGCCATCAACTGGTCCGGTGGCCTCCACCACGCCAAGCGCTGCGAGGCTTCCGGCTTCTGCTATGTTAACGATATCGTCCTCGCCATCCTCACTCTCCTCGAGCACCACGAC CGTGTTCTCTATGTAGACATTGATATTCACCATGGAGATGGGGTAGAGGAGGCCTTTTACACAACAGATAGAGTAATGACGGTCTCATTCCATAAATTTGGTGATTATTTTCCTGGGACTGGGGATATACGTGATATTGGATATGGTAAAGGAAAATATTATGCATTAAATGTCCCTTTGGATGATGGAATTGATGATGAAAGCTACCATTATCTTTTCAAACCTATCATGGCAAAGGTCATGGAAGTTTTCAGGCCTGATGCTGTGGTACTTCAGTGTGGTGCTGACTCCTTATCTGGAGACAGGTTGGGTTGTTTCAACCTTTCTGTCAGAGGCCATGGAGAGTGTGTAAGATATATGAGATCTTTTAATGTGCCACTGATGCTGCTTGGTGGTGGTGGGTATACAATACGTAATGTTGCTCGCTGCTGGTGCTACGAG ACAGGAGTTGCCCTTGGTGTTGAAGTGGAGGATAAGGTGCCTGATCATGAATACATTGGGTATTTCGCCCCAGACTATAATATCCATGTTGCAACAAGTAACATGGAAAACAAGAATTCACGCAAGTCGTTGGATGACATAAAGGTAAAACTACTAGAATATCTTTCAAAGCTCCAACATGTTCCAGGTGTTCAGTTTCAGGAACGACCGACTGATATGGATCTCGAGGAGGTACTGTTCTTCTCCCAATGTTTCCAGCTTGCG GAAAATGAGGACCAGGAGGATACAAATGAAAAAAATGATCATAACTCTGACAGGGATGAAAGGCCCGAATCTTGA